One Euphorbia lathyris chromosome 1, ddEupLath1.1, whole genome shotgun sequence DNA segment encodes these proteins:
- the LOC136235084 gene encoding homocysteine S-methyltransferase 1 encodes MRFRPCSKPRTNLKAMSPAPFYSSDSDSEMGIEKRTSLLEDFVQRAGGCAVIDGGFATQLEKHGAAINDPLWSALCLIKQPELIKRVHLEYLEAGAHILVTSSYQATLPGFVSKGLSIEEGESLLRKSVKLAVEARDKFWDAWKGNTIHGYHRALVAASIGSYGAYLADGSEYSGYYGPDVNLEKLKDFHRRRLQVLVEAGPDLLAFETIPNKLEAQACVELLEEENVKIPSWICFSCVDGENAPSGETFKECLDVINKSNKVNAVGINCAPPHFIETLICKFKKLTDKLVVVYPNSGEIWDGRAKRWLPSTCFDDEKFESFAGRWHELGASLIGGCCRTTPCTIRAIAKVVKQRD; translated from the exons ATGCGATTCAGGCCTTGTTCAAAACCAAGGACTAACTTAAAAGCCATGTCACCGGCGCCATTCTACAGCTCTGACTCAGACTCAGAGATGGGAATAGAGAAGAGAACGTCATTGCTCGAGGATTTCGTTCAAAGGGCCGGTGGTTGTGCCGTAATCGACGGTGGTTTTGCTACTCAGCTCGAGAAACACGGTGCCGCAATCAATGATCCTCTTTGGAGTGCTCTTTGTTTGATCAAACAACCCGAACTTATCAAAAgg GTACATTTGGAATATTTGGAGGCTGGTGCACACATTTTGGTCACTTCTTCGTATCAG GCTACTCTTCCTGGATTTGTGTCAAAGGGACTTAGTATTGAAGAAGGAGAATCATTATTAAGGAAGAGTGTTAAGTTGGCAGTTGAAGCCCGTGATAAGTTCTGGGATGCTTGGAAAGGAAATACCATTCATGGATACCACCGAGCTCTGGTTGCAGCCTCCATTGGAAGTTATGGAGCTTATCTTGCTGATGGTTCAGAGTACAG TGGATACTATGGGCCAGATGTGAATCTAGAAAAGCTCAAGGATTTTCATAGACGCAGATTGCAGGTCCTCGTGGAAGCAGGTCCAGATTTACTGGCCTTTGAGACCATTCCTAATAAACTTGAAGCACAG GCATGTGTAGAGTTGCTTGAAGAAGAAAACGTGAAGATTCCATCATGGATTTGCTTCAGCTGCGTTGATGGAGAGAATGCCCCATCTGGTGAGACTTTCAAAGAGTGCCTTGATGTTATAAATAAGAGCAACAAAGTGAATGCAGTTGGAATCAACTGTGCTCCTCCCCATTTTATCGAGACCCTTATATGCAAATTCAAGAAG TTAACCGACAAGTTAGTGGTTGTATATCCCAACAGTGGTGAGATATGGGATGGGAGAGCTAAAAGATGGCTG CCATCAACTTGTTTCGATGATGAGAAATTCGAGTCGTTTGCTGGGCGTTGGCATGAATTAGGAGCAAGCCTAATTGGAGGCTGCTGTCGGACTACACCTTGTACCATTCGAGCCATTGCAAAGGTTGTAAAACAAAGAGACTAA